A segment of the Sphingomonas kaistensis genome:
AAGATGAGGGTTCAAGACAGGAGTGGCAACGATCCTTGCGCGAGCTTTGTTTCGGCGGCGAGCAGATCCTTCTTGCGCTCCAGCCCACCCGCGTAGCCGCCAAGCGACCCGTCATTACGCACGACCCGGTGGCACGGAACGATGATCGCGATCGGATTGGCCCCGTTGGCCGTCCCCACCGCCCGGGTGGCTTTGGGATCGCCAATCGCCCGGGCGATGTCGAGATAGGAGCGGGTTTCGCCCGGCGGGATCCGCCGCAATTCGGCCCAAACCCGCTGCTGGAACGCGGTACCCGAGACATCGGTAGGCAGGGCCGCGGCCAGCGCCGGATCCCCGATCGCCGCGAGAGCCGCCTGAATCAGCGGCGCATTCGCGTTCTCGACCAGTTCGGCGGCCGGGTAGCGGAGTTGGAGCGCGGACTGGTCCTCGTCGAAACTGACCCTGCACAAGCCCTTGTCGGTGGCGGCGATCAGCAGATGGCCGAACGGACTGTCGAGGCGTGCCCAGTTGATGACCATGTCGTTTCCTCCCCTGCGAAGTCTTGCCGGTGCCAGGCCAAGCGACCGGGCATCGTCGTAAAAGCGGCTCGGCGCGCTGTACCCGGCCTCGTAGATTGCCGCGGTGACGCTGGCACCTTCGCCCAGGCGGCGATCTGCTTCGCCAAGCCGCCGGGCCCGCTGCCATGCCGCGGGCGAAACCCCGACCTCGCGGCTGAACAGGCGCTGGAAATGATGGGGCGCGTAGCCGACCGCGCTTGCGAGGGCGTCCAGGCGGACTGTCCCCTCTGCCTCCTCCAGCAGTCGAAGCGCCGCAGCGACCGCCTGCTTGTCACGAGCGGCCTCGTCTGGCTTGCAGCGCAGGCAGGAACGATAGCCCCGCTCCGCCGCCGCCGCCGCATCGGCATAAAAGCGGACATGCTCACGCCGGGGCCGCCGCGCCGGGCAGGACGGACGGCAATAAATGCGGGTAGTCGTCACCGCGACCACGAATCGTTCGTCGGCGGAGCGATCCCGCGCTTCGAAAGCGTCCCAGGCAGATTGTTCGTCGATCATGCGCTGGCTTCTACCAGCGCCGGACTGGCCGCGCGTCCCGAATGTTGCGGTCAAACCTTCACCTCGCCGCATCGAGCGCAGCTGGCTAGGAGCGGCGCCGTGCCGATCACCATTCATCAAGGCGAGCTTGGAGAGCCCGACGTGCAGGCGCTGCTGGCCCTCCACGTCGCCGCCATGCACGCCCACTCGCCGCCCGAAGCCTGCCACGTCCTGCCCGGATCCGCCCTTGCCCATTCGGCGATCACCTTCTTCACCGCCCGCGAGGAAGGCCTACTGCTCGGCTTCGGTGCGCTGAAGGAGCTCGGCGACGGCGAAGGCGAGATCAAGTCGATGCGCACGGCCCCCCAGGCGCTCGGCAAGGGAGTCGGCGGCGCCATCCTTTCGGCTATCACCACCGAAGCCCGCGCCCGCAACTATCGCCGGCTCCTG
Coding sequences within it:
- a CDS encoding bifunctional transcriptional activator/DNA repair enzyme AdaA codes for the protein MIDEQSAWDAFEARDRSADERFVVAVTTTRIYCRPSCPARRPRREHVRFYADAAAAAERGYRSCLRCKPDEAARDKQAVAAALRLLEEAEGTVRLDALASAVGYAPHHFQRLFSREVGVSPAAWQRARRLGEADRRLGEGASVTAAIYEAGYSAPSRFYDDARSLGLAPARLRRGGNDMVINWARLDSPFGHLLIAATDKGLCRVSFDEDQSALQLRYPAAELVENANAPLIQAALAAIGDPALAAALPTDVSGTAFQQRVWAELRRIPPGETRSYLDIARAIGDPKATRAVGTANGANPIAIIVPCHRVVRNDGSLGGYAGGLERKKDLLAAETKLAQGSLPLLS
- a CDS encoding GNAT family N-acetyltransferase translates to MPITIHQGELGEPDVQALLALHVAAMHAHSPPEACHVLPGSALAHSAITFFTAREEGLLLGFGALKELGDGEGEIKSMRTAPQALGKGVGGAILSAITTEARARNYRRLLLETGRSEDFAAANRLYDRAGFVECGSFGGYPTSDFTRFLALNL